The Streptomyces sp. NL15-2K genome contains a region encoding:
- a CDS encoding cytochrome bc complex cytochrome b subunit: protein MERERSGARPGTRFADAADGRLPVLDGGGRLLRKAFPDHWSFLLGELALYSLVVLVLTGVWLTLFFRPEMTEVLYDGRYVPLRGVRMSAAFDSTVRISFDVRGGLLMRQVHHWAALVFVAAIGVHLLRIFFTGAFRRPRELNWVVGLTLFVLALAEGFAGYSLPDDLLSGTGMRIAQGIMLSIPVVGTYVSMFAFGAEFPGEDIITRLYALHVLLLPGALIALVTVHLILVFHLKHTQWRGPGRSQRNAVGKPFFPRFTATTTGLFLMVFGVLALLGGLAQINPVWTYGPYRPDLVSTGAQPDWYVGFLEGALRLVPPWETNLAGHTLMWNVLLPAVVLPGLMFLALYLYPFVEQRLTGEGQREQHLCDRPRERPVRTGLGVAGITFYGVLLLAGGNDVVAQTFRISVNTLTWVLRVALIVGPVVAFMLTRRLCHALMAAERERLREGVESGDVRQTVEGGYASDHRPLGAGRPGAPLTPPGRRTGTPAPEHRGPTRHTR from the coding sequence GTGGAGCGTGAGCGGTCCGGGGCACGTCCGGGGACACGGTTCGCCGACGCGGCGGACGGACGCCTGCCCGTCCTCGACGGCGGCGGGCGACTGCTGCGCAAGGCGTTCCCCGACCACTGGTCGTTCCTCCTGGGCGAGCTCGCCCTCTACAGCCTGGTCGTTCTCGTCCTGACGGGCGTATGGCTGACCCTGTTCTTCCGGCCCGAGATGACCGAGGTGCTGTACGACGGCCGATATGTGCCGCTGCGCGGCGTGCGCATGTCGGCCGCCTTCGACTCCACCGTGCGCATCAGCTTCGACGTGCGCGGCGGCCTGCTGATGCGGCAGGTGCACCACTGGGCGGCCCTCGTCTTCGTCGCCGCGATCGGAGTGCACCTGCTGCGGATCTTCTTCACCGGGGCCTTCCGCCGCCCCCGTGAACTCAACTGGGTCGTCGGGCTCACGCTGTTCGTGCTCGCCCTCGCAGAGGGCTTCGCCGGCTACTCGCTGCCCGACGATCTGCTGTCCGGCACGGGCATGCGCATCGCCCAGGGCATCATGCTGTCGATCCCCGTCGTCGGCACATACGTGAGCATGTTCGCCTTCGGCGCCGAGTTCCCGGGCGAGGACATCATCACCCGGCTGTACGCCCTGCACGTCCTGCTGCTGCCCGGCGCCCTCATCGCTCTGGTCACCGTGCATCTCATCCTGGTCTTCCACCTCAAGCACACCCAATGGCGCGGCCCGGGCCGCTCGCAGCGCAACGCCGTCGGAAAACCCTTCTTCCCCCGGTTCACGGCGACGACCACCGGCCTGTTCCTGATGGTCTTCGGGGTGCTCGCGCTGCTCGGCGGCCTCGCCCAGATCAACCCGGTGTGGACCTACGGCCCCTACCGTCCCGACCTTGTCTCGACCGGCGCCCAGCCCGACTGGTACGTCGGCTTCCTGGAGGGCGCGCTGCGGCTCGTCCCGCCGTGGGAGACGAATCTCGCCGGTCACACCCTGATGTGGAACGTGCTGCTCCCGGCGGTCGTCCTGCCGGGGCTGATGTTCCTCGCCCTGTACCTCTACCCGTTCGTCGAACAGCGTCTGACCGGTGAGGGACAGCGGGAGCAGCACCTGTGCGACCGGCCCCGCGAACGCCCCGTCCGCACCGGACTCGGCGTCGCCGGCATCACCTTCTACGGCGTCCTGCTGCTGGCCGGCGGCAACGACGTCGTCGCGCAGACCTTCCGGATCTCGGTGAACACCCTGACCTGGGTGCTGCGCGTGGCCCTGATCGTCGGCCCGGTCGTCGCGTTCATGCTCACCCGACGGCTGTGCCACGCACTGATGGCCGCCGAGCGGGAACGGCTCCGGGAGGGGGTGGAGTCGGGGGACGTGCGGCAGACCGTCGAGGGCGGCTACGCGAGCGACCACCGTCCGCTCGGGGCCGGTCGGCCCGGAGCCCCGCTCACCCCTCCCGGTCGACGTACTGGAACACCAGCCCCAGAACACCGCGGGCCAACACGGCACACCCGATGA
- a CDS encoding PaaI family thioesterase: MTMTTAEADKILADNFAPWVLELGLTVEALDDDRAMLRLPWSDRLSREGGGLSGQALMAAADTATVIAVSAARGAYGPMTTVQQSTSFQRAVTGSDVLIEAVVTKLGRRMAFADITMTDEGSGRIAARASTVYALLG; the protein is encoded by the coding sequence ATGACGATGACCACCGCCGAAGCCGACAAGATCCTCGCCGACAACTTCGCCCCTTGGGTCCTCGAACTGGGCCTGACGGTCGAGGCGCTGGACGACGACCGCGCGATGCTGCGACTGCCCTGGTCGGACCGCTTGTCCCGGGAGGGTGGCGGACTGTCGGGGCAGGCCCTGATGGCCGCCGCCGACACGGCGACCGTGATCGCGGTGTCGGCGGCCCGGGGCGCCTATGGACCGATGACGACGGTGCAGCAGTCCACGTCCTTCCAGCGTGCGGTGACCGGTTCGGATGTCCTGATCGAAGCGGTCGTCACCAAGCTGGGCCGTCGGATGGCGTTCGCCGACATCACGATGACCGACGAGGGCTCGGGTCGGATCGCGGCGCGGGCGAGCACGGTCTACGCACTTCTGGGCTGA
- a CDS encoding CBS domain-containing protein, which yields MTQHVSDIMTGAPVTVEPLTSVTAVARIMRDQDLGAVLVTDGDELRGLVTDRDLVVRSLADGGDPEQTTVVGACSDDLVTVTPEDDLDHAVELMREHAVRRIPVVEGGHPVGIVALGDLAMERDPESALGDISAARPNT from the coding sequence ATGACCCAGCACGTCAGCGACATCATGACCGGCGCACCGGTCACCGTGGAGCCACTGACCTCCGTGACCGCGGTGGCCCGGATCATGCGCGACCAGGACCTGGGCGCCGTCCTGGTGACGGACGGCGACGAACTGCGCGGCCTGGTCACCGACCGCGACCTGGTGGTGCGCTCGCTCGCCGACGGCGGCGACCCCGAGCAGACCACCGTCGTCGGCGCGTGCAGCGACGACCTGGTGACGGTGACCCCCGAGGACGACCTGGACCACGCGGTGGAGCTCATGCGCGAGCACGCCGTACGCCGGATCCCGGTCGTCGAGGGCGGACACCCCGTCGGCATCGTCGCTCTCGGCGACCTGGCGATGGAACGCGACCCGGAGTCGGCGCTCGGCGACATCAGCGCGGCCCGGCCCAACACCTGA
- a CDS encoding S1 family peptidase, translating into MSHKRIPKRKAAIAAGSVVALGAAAILLPNANASQDGASDDTAAAAPKTLKAADASDLASQVAGLLGDAFAGSYYDSDSQQLVVNVVNGDNNVIVQAKKAGVKVREVANSMADLEAGAQTLKSEATIAGTSWAVDPRTNKIRVTADSTVTGTKWDRLESTVQSLGSGMATVTKSAGTFKTFASGGDAIFAGGSRCSLGFNVTAGDGSPAFLTAGHCTLAGDQWSDAEGGQPIATVDQSTFPGDGDFALVKYDDPATEAPSDVNVGGGQTVQIAQAAEAEVGQQVSRMGSTTGLNEGQVLGLDATVNYPEGTVTGLIQTDVCAEPGDSGGSLFTQDGLAIGLTSGGSGDCTVGGETFFQPVTTALEAVGATLGAGGAAGGDAGAGAGDEAGAGGDGAGAGDEAGAGDEAGAGAGEEAGAGEQAGGEEAGAGEEAGVGEEAGVGDETGTGEETGTGVEDGSGLTQTN; encoded by the coding sequence TTGAGTCACAAGCGAATTCCGAAGCGCAAGGCCGCGATAGCGGCGGGCAGCGTGGTGGCGCTCGGAGCAGCCGCGATCCTGCTCCCGAACGCCAACGCGTCCCAGGACGGCGCGTCGGACGACACCGCAGCCGCCGCGCCGAAGACCCTCAAGGCGGCGGACGCCTCGGACCTCGCCTCGCAAGTCGCCGGGCTGCTCGGTGACGCCTTCGCCGGTTCCTACTACGACTCCGACAGCCAGCAGTTGGTCGTCAACGTCGTGAACGGCGACAACAACGTGATCGTCCAGGCGAAGAAGGCGGGCGTGAAGGTCCGCGAGGTCGCCAACAGCATGGCCGACCTCGAGGCCGGCGCGCAGACCCTGAAGTCCGAGGCGACCATCGCCGGCACGTCGTGGGCGGTCGACCCCAGGACGAACAAGATCCGGGTCACCGCCGACAGCACGGTCACCGGCACCAAGTGGGACAGACTGGAATCGACCGTCCAGAGCCTCGGTTCCGGCATGGCCACCGTCACGAAGTCGGCCGGCACCTTCAAGACCTTCGCCTCCGGCGGTGACGCCATCTTCGCCGGCGGCTCGCGCTGCTCGCTCGGCTTCAATGTCACCGCGGGCGACGGCTCGCCCGCCTTCCTGACCGCGGGCCACTGCACGCTGGCCGGCGACCAGTGGTCGGACGCCGAGGGCGGCCAGCCGATCGCCACCGTCGACCAGTCGACCTTCCCCGGCGACGGCGACTTCGCGCTCGTGAAGTACGACGACCCGGCGACCGAGGCCCCGAGCGACGTCAACGTCGGCGGCGGGCAGACCGTCCAGATCGCCCAGGCCGCGGAGGCCGAGGTCGGTCAGCAGGTGTCGCGGATGGGTAGCACCACCGGGCTGAACGAGGGCCAGGTCCTCGGACTCGACGCCACCGTCAACTACCCCGAGGGCACCGTCACCGGGCTCATCCAGACCGATGTCTGCGCCGAACCCGGCGACAGCGGCGGCTCGCTGTTCACCCAGGACGGCCTGGCCATCGGCCTGACCTCGGGCGGCAGCGGCGACTGCACGGTCGGCGGCGAGACCTTCTTCCAGCCGGTCACCACCGCCCTGGAGGCGGTCGGCGCGACGCTCGGCGCGGGTGGCGCGGCCGGCGGTGACGCCGGCGCGGGTGCCGGTGATGAGGCCGGCGCCGGTGGCGACGGAGCCGGTGCGGGTGACGAGGCCGGTGCCGGTGACGAGGCCGGTGCGGGTGCTGGTGAAGAGGCCGGCGCCGGTGAGCAGGCCGGTGGCGAGGAAGCCGGAGCCGGTGAAGAGGCAGGCGTCGGTGAAGAGGCAGGCGTCGGCGACGAGACCGGCACGGGTGAGGAGACGGGCACCGGCGTCGAGGACGGCTCGGGCCTGACCCAGACCAACTGA
- a CDS encoding HlyD family efflux transporter periplasmic adaptor subunit, protein MQFRQQALAKLQSPEELDLPVRFARPQGWLVLSVTVVVMAAASVWAVTGSVASTVSAPAILTHGQGSYILQSPVAGQVTAVLAKEGERLPADSPVLKVRTAEGDSVVRTITAGRVTALAATIGQIIQTGANVAAVEKVARAKDPLYATVYVPAENAASIPANASVDLTVQSVPTQEYGVLRGHVKSVDRSAQSAQQISGFLGDNQLGEQFTKDGRPVAVLVKLDKSSGTKSGYKWSSTDGPPFALTSMTMATGSIRLADEHPADWLLP, encoded by the coding sequence GTGCAGTTCCGCCAACAGGCCCTCGCCAAGCTGCAGTCGCCCGAAGAGCTCGACCTTCCGGTGCGCTTCGCCCGCCCCCAGGGCTGGCTCGTCCTCTCCGTGACGGTGGTCGTCATGGCCGCCGCATCCGTGTGGGCGGTGACCGGTTCGGTCGCCTCCACGGTCAGCGCGCCCGCCATCCTCACGCACGGGCAGGGCAGTTACATCCTGCAGAGCCCGGTCGCGGGCCAGGTCACCGCGGTCCTCGCCAAGGAGGGCGAGCGGCTCCCCGCCGACTCCCCCGTCCTGAAGGTCCGTACGGCCGAGGGCGACAGCGTCGTGCGCACCATCACCGCGGGCCGGGTCACCGCGCTCGCCGCCACCATCGGGCAGATCATCCAGACCGGGGCGAACGTCGCCGCCGTGGAGAAGGTGGCCCGCGCCAAAGACCCCCTTTACGCCACCGTGTACGTGCCCGCCGAGAACGCGGCCTCCATTCCCGCGAACGCCTCCGTGGACCTGACCGTCCAGTCGGTACCCACCCAGGAGTACGGCGTACTGCGCGGCCATGTGAAGTCGGTGGACCGCTCCGCCCAGTCCGCCCAGCAGATCTCCGGGTTCCTCGGGGACAACCAGCTCGGCGAGCAGTTCACCAAGGACGGCAGGCCGGTGGCCGTCCTGGTCAAGCTGGACAAGTCGTCCGGCACGAAGAGCGGCTACAAGTGGTCGTCCACGGACGGGCCGCCGTTCGCGCTCACCTCCATGACGATGGCCACGGGTTCGATCCGGCTGGCCGATGAGCATCCCGCCGATTGGCTGCTGCCGTGA
- a CDS encoding SpoIIE family protein phosphatase — MVGVSDTQTSAQTSAAARTRVGRPLLSLALASMMDDVDAHSGAVYLLAADGSVLEMAVMAGLPRAFAAPWERVGVNARIPVAEAVRERRLVWVGGEEEMAARYPRVAVVLPYPFALAALPVATSSTTYGGVFVTWPGSHPPELSDRERDHLTAACDRLAVRLERATQESRPLHAEPDLLVSPLMGGAAGTLGSVEAARMVARLPYGLCSLDLDGRVSFANAAAAELIGVPVAGLLGAPLWASVPWLNDPAYEDRYRAALMSQHATSFVALRPPGDWLSFRLYPSTTGLSVRIGRARAVTEMNRAGPQTGSAPHRLVTISQVLGLAASLTEAVSVQDVVQLVADEIAPAVGSQALVVLGSRAGRLHVLGHRGYPDPHTVERFDGLPLAERTPDTHVLTTGVPGFFESREQLERLYPERHATPDGFAAWAYLPLIASGRPVGTCVLAYAEPHRFPADERAVLTSLGGLIAQALERAVLYDVKHQLAHGLQEALLPHSLPRLPGIEAAARYLPATQGMEIGGDFYDLVPTQGQAAAVIGDVQGHNVTAAGLMGQIRTAVRAYTTVGQAPEEVMRSTNRLLIDLGADLFASCLYLRLDPEHGRAVMARAGHPPPLLRRPDGRVRVLDLAGGPLLGIDSAATYPTTQVDLAPGAVLVLYTDGLIESPGADIEDALAALGRRLAEAGDGPLDELADELVRHGAATRERTDDIALLLLRARAAG; from the coding sequence GTGGTCGGCGTGTCCGACACACAGACGTCCGCACAGACGTCGGCGGCCGCCAGGACGCGGGTCGGCCGCCCGCTGCTGTCGCTGGCGCTGGCCTCGATGATGGACGACGTCGACGCGCACTCCGGCGCGGTCTATCTGCTGGCGGCCGACGGATCGGTGCTGGAGATGGCGGTGATGGCGGGGCTGCCCCGGGCGTTCGCGGCGCCGTGGGAGCGGGTGGGGGTGAACGCGCGGATCCCGGTCGCCGAGGCGGTGCGCGAGCGGCGGCTGGTCTGGGTCGGCGGCGAGGAGGAGATGGCGGCCCGCTATCCGCGTGTCGCGGTGGTGCTGCCCTACCCCTTCGCGCTGGCCGCGCTGCCGGTCGCCACCTCGTCCACCACGTACGGCGGAGTTTTCGTGACCTGGCCCGGTTCACATCCGCCGGAGCTGTCCGACCGGGAGCGGGATCATCTGACCGCGGCCTGCGACCGGCTCGCGGTGCGGCTGGAGCGCGCCACACAGGAGAGCCGTCCCCTGCACGCCGAGCCCGATCTCCTCGTCTCGCCCCTGATGGGCGGTGCGGCCGGCACGCTCGGCTCGGTGGAGGCGGCGCGGATGGTGGCCCGGCTGCCGTACGGGCTGTGCTCGCTCGATCTGGACGGGCGGGTGAGCTTCGCGAACGCGGCGGCCGCCGAGCTGATCGGCGTTCCGGTTGCCGGGCTGCTCGGCGCCCCGCTGTGGGCGTCGGTTCCCTGGCTCAACGACCCCGCGTACGAGGACCGCTACCGGGCCGCGCTGATGAGCCAGCACGCCACGTCGTTCGTGGCGCTGCGGCCGCCCGGCGACTGGCTGTCGTTCCGCCTGTATCCGAGCACGACCGGGCTGAGCGTACGCATCGGCAGGGCGCGGGCCGTGACGGAGATGAACCGGGCCGGACCGCAGACCGGGAGCGCACCGCACCGGCTCGTGACCATCTCCCAGGTGCTGGGCCTGGCCGCGTCGCTGACCGAGGCGGTGAGCGTGCAGGACGTCGTGCAACTGGTCGCGGACGAGATCGCACCGGCCGTGGGCAGCCAGGCGCTGGTCGTCCTCGGGTCCCGGGCCGGCCGCCTGCACGTGCTGGGCCACCGCGGATACCCGGACCCGCACACCGTGGAACGGTTCGACGGGCTGCCGCTGGCCGAGCGGACTCCCGACACGCACGTGCTGACCACCGGGGTGCCCGGGTTCTTCGAGTCCCGGGAGCAGCTGGAGCGCCTGTATCCGGAGCGGCACGCCACGCCCGACGGCTTCGCGGCCTGGGCGTATCTGCCGCTGATCGCCTCCGGCCGCCCGGTGGGCACCTGTGTGCTGGCCTACGCCGAGCCGCACCGCTTCCCCGCGGACGAGCGGGCGGTGCTGACGAGTCTGGGCGGGCTGATCGCCCAGGCCCTGGAGCGGGCGGTGCTCTACGACGTCAAGCACCAGTTGGCGCACGGCTTGCAGGAGGCGCTGCTGCCGCACTCGCTGCCGCGGCTGCCCGGCATCGAGGCGGCCGCGCGCTATCTCCCCGCCACCCAGGGCATGGAGATCGGCGGCGACTTCTACGACCTGGTGCCGACGCAGGGGCAGGCGGCGGCGGTGATCGGGGACGTACAGGGCCACAACGTGACCGCGGCCGGGCTGATGGGGCAGATCCGTACCGCCGTACGTGCCTACACGACGGTCGGTCAGGCCCCCGAGGAGGTCATGCGCAGTACCAATCGGCTGCTGATCGACCTCGGTGCCGATCTGTTCGCCAGCTGTCTGTATCTGCGGCTCGATCCGGAACACGGGCGGGCCGTGATGGCGCGGGCTGGGCATCCGCCGCCGTTGCTGCGCCGGCCCGACGGCCGGGTGCGGGTGCTGGACCTGGCCGGGGGCCCGCTGCTGGGCATCGACAGCGCGGCCACCTATCCGACGACGCAGGTGGACCTGGCGCCCGGCGCAGTGCTCGTCCTCTACACCGACGGGCTGATCGAGTCGCCCGGTGCCGACATCGAGGACGCGCTCGCCGCTCTCGGGCGAAGGCTCGCCGAGGCCGGCGACGGGCCCCTGGACGAGCTGGCCGACGAACTGGTCCGGCACGGCGCGGCCACGCGGGAGCGGACCGACGACATCGCGCTGCTGCTGCTCAGGGCCCGGGCGGCCGGCTGA
- a CDS encoding type A2 lantipeptide, producing MNSTPQVETVEISDAELDNVSGGLSLNTLGTVTGVVDGIAPVSGIVDTAVGTIEGATGLNTAPVTSLVAGL from the coding sequence ATGAACTCCACCCCCCAGGTTGAGACCGTCGAGATCTCCGACGCCGAGCTCGACAACGTCTCCGGCGGTCTGTCCCTGAACACTCTGGGCACCGTGACCGGCGTGGTGGATGGCATCGCCCCGGTCTCCGGCATCGTGGACACCGCCGTCGGCACCATCGAGGGCGCCACCGGCCTGAACACCGCCCCGGTCACCAGCCTGGTCGCCGGTCTCTGA
- a CDS encoding SpoIIE family protein phosphatase, translating into MANVVSEGAAERGTRTLRAEVALETLTADPDSPERLRRVLEQALVFAGATFAAVYTPGEDGDQLSLVESVGVPRTLYGLRDSYPRSGGSPVADTLRTGRPVWLGPEEIAASPESRRALSREFFLAALPAQGDDGGVCLLAAREDPAGFDTDDRECLELVADAVVCPVPARAAEDEELSPGAFSLAMDTGRVEVGEEVLDLFGLTRDEFDGKVETLLRLTVPEDLPSLMSVVEADHMSIGERELEFRVLQPAGPPNWLRLRGRLLLGGEGRPMRLVGTVGDASKLRSDITDVARVQRLAAALAIAGTVRDVSQAVVSALRGPLQADRIALAELEGDRLVVTVLDPPEPEVWPELWRLEWRSEWPDAPVRAMPTLATALREGRAQIWPAGTALEPALADVGPGGLAVLPLPAGGRMAGACLIGWDTPHDFGPDERALLTASAGLAGQALMRAHAFDAEHELVGMLQRQLLPRRLPKLPGAVAVARYLPSTAGLELGGDWYDVIPLPDHHVALVIGDVQGHSAGAATLMGQMRTALRAYAVEGHPPDVVVSHANRLLTDMETDLFATCAYVDIDLEEGSAWHVRAGHLPPVLRHPDGSTEIPESDGGPPLGVVTQADFPMSPLRLQPGTLIALTTDGLVESAESDIDTGMDRLAHELAASDPAHLGLVADALLGNARRSDDVALLLMRYDGMAVRPRRESWTVWRVPEAVRHARRFTRRTLRTWGVPEDASDTVLLVVSELVTNALVHTDGRVRLDLTLINHRMRVSVADASPRTPVKPTSIGWEATGGRGILLVEAMSAAWGSLPVSGGKQVWSEVPLEA; encoded by the coding sequence ATGGCCAACGTGGTCAGTGAGGGCGCTGCGGAACGCGGAACGAGAACGCTGCGTGCCGAAGTTGCCCTGGAAACGCTCACGGCCGACCCGGACTCACCGGAACGGCTTCGCCGCGTCCTCGAACAGGCGCTCGTCTTCGCGGGGGCGACGTTCGCCGCCGTCTACACACCCGGGGAGGACGGCGACCAGCTGAGCCTGGTGGAGTCCGTCGGCGTGCCGAGGACGCTGTACGGGCTGCGCGACAGCTATCCCCGCTCCGGCGGGTCCCCGGTGGCCGACACGCTGCGCACCGGCCGGCCGGTGTGGCTCGGTCCCGAGGAGATCGCCGCCTCCCCGGAGTCCCGGCGGGCGCTCTCTCGGGAGTTCTTCCTGGCGGCCCTTCCCGCACAGGGGGACGACGGCGGCGTCTGCCTCCTCGCCGCGCGCGAGGACCCGGCCGGCTTCGACACCGACGACCGCGAGTGCCTCGAACTGGTCGCCGACGCCGTCGTCTGCCCCGTCCCGGCCCGGGCCGCCGAGGACGAGGAACTGTCGCCAGGCGCGTTCAGCCTCGCCATGGACACCGGACGCGTCGAGGTCGGCGAGGAGGTCCTGGACCTGTTCGGGCTCACCCGGGACGAGTTCGACGGCAAGGTCGAGACCCTGCTGCGCCTGACCGTCCCGGAGGACCTGCCCTCGCTGATGTCCGTGGTCGAGGCCGACCACATGTCCATCGGCGAGCGCGAGCTGGAGTTCCGGGTGCTCCAGCCCGCCGGCCCGCCCAACTGGCTCAGGCTGCGCGGCCGCCTCCTGCTGGGCGGCGAGGGCCGGCCGATGCGGCTCGTGGGCACCGTCGGCGACGCCTCCAAACTGCGCTCCGACATCACCGACGTGGCCCGCGTCCAGCGCCTGGCCGCCGCCCTCGCCATCGCCGGCACCGTCCGCGACGTCAGCCAGGCCGTCGTCTCCGCGCTGCGGGGGCCTCTCCAGGCGGATCGGATCGCGCTCGCCGAGCTGGAGGGCGACCGGCTCGTCGTCACCGTCCTCGACCCGCCCGAGCCGGAGGTGTGGCCCGAGCTGTGGCGCCTGGAGTGGCGCTCCGAATGGCCCGACGCGCCCGTGCGCGCCATGCCCACCCTCGCCACCGCCCTGCGTGAGGGCCGCGCCCAGATCTGGCCCGCAGGCACCGCCCTGGAGCCCGCCCTCGCCGATGTCGGCCCCGGCGGCCTCGCCGTGCTGCCGCTGCCCGCGGGGGGCCGTATGGCGGGCGCCTGCCTGATCGGCTGGGACACCCCGCACGACTTCGGCCCCGACGAGCGCGCCCTGCTCACCGCCTCCGCCGGCCTCGCCGGCCAGGCCCTGATGCGCGCCCACGCCTTCGACGCCGAGCACGAACTCGTCGGCATGCTCCAGCGCCAGCTGCTGCCGCGCCGCCTGCCCAAACTCCCCGGCGCGGTCGCCGTCGCCCGCTATCTGCCCAGCACGGCCGGACTGGAGCTCGGCGGCGACTGGTACGACGTGATCCCGCTGCCCGACCACCACGTCGCCCTGGTCATCGGCGACGTCCAGGGCCACAGCGCGGGCGCCGCCACCCTCATGGGCCAGATGCGTACCGCGCTGCGCGCCTATGCGGTCGAGGGCCATCCGCCGGACGTGGTCGTCTCGCACGCCAACCGGCTCCTGACGGACATGGAGACCGACCTCTTCGCCACCTGTGCCTACGTCGACATCGACCTGGAGGAGGGCTCCGCCTGGCATGTGCGCGCCGGACACCTGCCGCCCGTCCTGCGCCACCCCGACGGCAGCACCGAGATCCCCGAGTCGGACGGCGGCCCGCCGCTCGGGGTCGTCACACAGGCCGACTTCCCGATGAGCCCGCTGCGGCTGCAACCCGGGACGCTGATCGCCCTGACCACGGACGGCCTGGTCGAGTCCGCGGAGTCCGACATCGACACCGGCATGGACCGCCTCGCCCACGAACTGGCCGCCTCCGACCCCGCCCACCTCGGACTCGTCGCCGACGCCCTCCTCGGCAACGCCCGCCGCAGCGACGACGTCGCCCTGCTGCTCATGCGCTACGACGGCATGGCCGTACGCCCGCGGCGCGAGAGCTGGACGGTGTGGCGCGTCCCCGAGGCCGTCCGGCACGCCCGCCGCTTCACCCGCCGCACCCTGCGCACCTGGGGCGTCCCCGAGGACGCCTCGGACACCGTCCTGCTGGTCGTCTCCGAACTCGTCACCAACGCCCTCGTGCACACCGACGGCCGGGTCCGCCTCGACCTCACCCTCATCAACCACCGGATGCGCGTCTCTGTCGCCGACGCCTCCCCGCGCACCCCCGTCAAGCCGACCAGCATCGGCTGGGAGGCCACGGGCGGCCGCGGCATCCTCCTCGTCGAGGCCATGTCGGCGGCCTGGGGGTCCCTGCCCGTCAGCGGCGGCAAACAGGTGTGGAGCGAAGTCCCGCTGGAGGCGTGA